A genomic stretch from Setaria italica strain Yugu1 chromosome VII, Setaria_italica_v2.0, whole genome shotgun sequence includes:
- the LOC101773172 gene encoding LOW QUALITY PROTEIN: uncharacterized protein LOC101773172 (The sequence of the model RefSeq protein was modified relative to this genomic sequence to represent the inferred CDS: inserted 2 bases in 1 codon; substituted 1 base at 1 genomic stop codon), whose product MGQMVSDDKFEEQAARHGGIIKNGREILFQAFNWESNKHNWWSKLEDKVTDMAESGFTSAWLPPPTQSLSQEGYLPQNLYCLDSSYGSLPELKSLLHKMNEHHIRAMADVVINHRIGTTQGSNGMYNRYDGIPISWDEHAVTSCSGGKGNKSTGDNFNGVPNIDHTQTFVRKDIIEWLIWLRKSVGFQDFRFDFTKGYAAKFVKEYIEESKPLFAVGEYWDSCEYSPPDYRLNYNQDNHRQRIINWIDSTGGLCAAFDFTTKGILQVRNEILLHELTFVLXVIYLSIXCCFNQEAVKGELWRLRDPEGKPPGVMGWWPSRSVTFIENHDTGSTQGHWPFPSDHIMEGYAYILTHPGIPTVFYDHFYDQGQSLHDEIAKLMQIRKCQDIHSRSSVKILEARSDLYSAIINEKLCMKIGDGSWCPSDPEWRLAASGDRYAVWHNVNGRPLRAGTPAELAVGDDVSVLWRGARYGLVVESFVSCRGGGGSASAGARSCEAGLAFRAESLRKRLRAISESEDPLSILRDSSCSGNGGADAGVKELRQDGAGELCSDNPTNPVPGENLLQDDCKLDQDKLEHHPDVAKGCDVEAELCQGSKGCGNDNAEKTGWSSGNGEQHHNEGCYSDGSTFFLNRLVGHEPHSGVTLPQLLHPVENLVRVFIATFTSDISWFLDYCKIPQHLPVTVACHNKERCWSASSENRMAAPFESHPNLLLVYPQFPEEIAFGMDRKKQGVACHHPKLIVLQREDSMRVVVTSANLVPRQWHLITNTVWWQDFPRRTSLDYTALFSATEEQSSDFAAQLVSFIASMVNEVPSQAYWINEIAKYDFEGAGGYLIASVPGIHAWSPPYLESNYFLSAKHILHTKSANRTFVGSVQTSVVGLSHRFHMPSNAGSQLRALSAFLGKCRENMHGTTEVILKRNTNIPADANAVSVLVADLHNFSEEGSVQLGFLPREVAKWVAPLSDSGFFNFSGFIYPREALEAAFGVTNTKVQLLLYVSKGPEFSQISELICDEHFPPLCSLIASLKRCLGLWRLEEVLSNIKWPETLETDFIYSASSIGTSINPQFIASFASAAGKRPHQDFDSQESDPEWGCWTAKHELKKPSISLLFPTIDRVKKGACGIQLCRNLLSLPEKTWQRLRSTGIFHDAIPQPYARIGHPMHVKVAQRRFEARPGGHSFGWTYCGSHNFSPAAWGQVLSPPSRANPNEVRAAPPGPRLHVCNYELGIILISPPPGKSKQASESKHRIEGITLPFVVPPPRYKGSDRPATRLAMREAAAEACVLQSNDVVDLSDDTDEDVPDEDDEQEVELSDCSQQEKEEEKIYAETLWGQVDSSQSQEKD is encoded by the exons ATGGGCCAGATG GTTTCGGACGATAAATTCGAAGAACAGGCGGCTCGCCATG GTGGGATCATTAAGAATGGAAGGGAAATCTTATTCCAG GCTTTTAACTGGGAATCAAATAAGCATAACTGGTGGAGTAAGTTAGAGGATAAAGTTACTGATATGGCAGAATCGGGGTTTACATCAGCATGGCTTCCTCCACCAACTCAGTCATTATCTCAAGAGG GCTATCTACCGCAGAACCTGTACTGCCTTGACTCTTCTTATGGTTCTCTGCCAGAGCTGAAATCATTGCTTCATAAAATGAATGAACATCATATAAGGGCTATGGCAGATGTTGTTATCAACCATCGAATTGGGACTACTCAAGGATCCAATGGCATGTACAATCGCTACGATGGCATCCCAATATCGTGGGATGAACATGCTGTTACATCTTGTTCTGGTGGGAAG GGGAACAAGAGCACTGGGGATAACTTTAATGGGGTTCCCAACATAGATCATACACAGACATTTGTACGGAAAGATATTATTGAATGGCTGATCTGGCTCCGGAAATCTGTTGGTTTTCAAGATTTCCGCTTTGATTTCACGAAAGG TTATGCAGCAAAGTTTGTGAAAGAATACATTGAGGAATCAAAACCTCTTTTTGCAGTTGGAGAATACTGGGATAGCTGTGAATATAGCCCACCTGATTACCGATTGAACTACAATCAGG ATAACCACAGGCAGAGGATCATTAATTGGATAGATAGCACTGGAGGACTTTGTGCTGCATTTGATTTCACAACAAAGGGTATTCTTCAGGTCAGGAATGAAATCCTGTTGCATGAGCTAACATTTGTCTT AGTGATTTATTTGAGTATTTAATGTTGTTTCAATCAGGAAGCTGTCAAAGGAGAGTTGTGGCGGTTGCGAGATCCGGAAGGAAAGCCACCTGGTGTGATGGGATGGTGGCCTTCAAGATCAGTTACGTTTATTGAAAATCATGACACTGGGTCAACTCAG GGTCATTGGCCTTTCCCATCTGATCATATTATGGAG GGATATGCCTATATACTCACCCACCCTGGCATCCCCACGGTGTTCTATGATCACTTCTACGACCAGGGACAGTCTCTCCATGACGAAATTGCCAAACTG ATGCAGATCAGAAAATGTCAAGACATACATAGCCGTTCCTCAGTCAAAATATTGGAGGCAAGGTCAGACCTGTACTCTGCAATCATCAACGAGAAGTTGTGCATGAAGATCGGGGATGGGTCATGGTGCCCAAGCGATCCGGAGTGGAGGCTGGCGGCCTCTGGAGACAGATATGCTGTGTGGCACAA CGTCAACGGCCGGCCTCTCCGCGCGGGGACCCCCGCCGAGCTGGCCGTCGGCGACGATGTCTCGGTGCTGTGGCGCGGCGCCAGGTACGGGCTCGTGGTGGAGAGCTTCGTCTCGTGCAGAGGGGGCGGGGGTAGTGCGTCTGCGGGGGCGCGGTCCTGCGAGGCGGGGCTTGCGTTTAGGGCCGAGTCGCTGCGGAAGCGGCTCAGGGCGATCTCCGAGAGTGAAGATCCCCTTTCTATCTTGAGGGATTCAAGTTGTTCGGGAAATGGTGGCGCAGATGCTGGAGTGAAAGAATTGAGGCAGGATGGCGCTGGTGAATTATGCTCGGATAATCCAACCAATCCCGTTCCCGGGGAGAACTTGCTGCAAGATGATTGCAAGCTTGACCAGGACAAGTTGGAACACCATCCTGATGTTGCAAAAGGTTGTGATGTTGAAGCTGAGCTGTGTCAAGGGAGTAAAGGATGCGGCAATGACAATGCAGAGAAAACAGGATGGAGCAGTGGCAATGGAGAGCAGCATCACAACGAGGGTTGCTATTCAGATGGGAGCACATTCTTCTTGAATCGCCTTGTGGGTCATGAACCACACAGTGGAGTTACACTGCCTCAACTTCTTCATCCCGTGGAGAATTTGGTGCGAGTATTTATCGCAACGTTCACCTCAGATATTTCCTG GTTTCTTGACTATTGCAAGATTCCACAGCACCTGCCCGTGACAGTAGCATGCCACAACAAGGAACGATGCTGGAGTGCGAGCAGTGAAAATAGAATGGCAGCCCCTTTTGAAAGCCACCCTAACCTGCTACTAGT TTACCCCCAATTCCCTGAAGAGATAGCATTTGGAATGGATAGGAAGAAGCAAGGAGTTGCATGCCACCATCCAAAGCTCATAGTGTTACAAAGGGAAGACAGCATGCGTGTTGTTGTTACTTCAGCTAACTTAGTACCAAGGCAG TGGCATCTTATAACAAATACAGTGTGGTGGCAAGACTTTCCCCGTAGGACATCCCTGGACTATACAGCACTTTTTAGTGCAACCGAGGAACAAAGTTCTGATTTTGCTGCTCAGTTAGTTTCATTCATAGCATCCATGGTCAATGAAGTCCCTAGCCAGGCATATTGGATAAATGAGATCGCTAAGTATGATTTTGAAGGAGCTGGTGGCTACCTCATTGCTTCAGTACCAgggatacatgcatggagtccTCCTTATTTGGAGTCTAATTATTTCCTTTCA GCGAAACATATTTTACACACGAAATCTGCAAATAGAACATTTGTTGGCTCTGTGCAAACATCTGTAGTTGGTCTATCCCATCGGTTTCATATGCCATCAAATGCTGGTTCTCAACTGAGAGCCTTATCTGCATTTCTTGGAAAATGCCGTGAGAATATGCATGGAACTACAGAAGTGATTTTGAAGAGGAACACCAATATACCTGCAGATGCTAATGCCGTGAGTGTCCTTGTTGCTGATCTGCATAATTTTTCTGAGGAAG GTTCTGTCCAACTTGGTTTCTTGCCTAGAGAGGTTGCTAAGTGGGTAGCTCCCCTCAGTGACTCAGGATTCTTCAATTTCTCTGGATTTATCTACCCCAGAGAAGCCTTGGAGGCTGCATTTGGAGTAACTAATACAAAAGTGCAGTTGCTTCTGTATGTATCAAAG GGTCCAGAATTTTCTCAAATTTCAGAGCTGATCTGCGACGAGCATTTTCCACCACTGTGCTCACTAATAGCATCGTTGAAGCGGTGCCTTGGACTTTGGCGGCTAGAAGAG GTATTGTCAAACATTAAGTGGCCTGAAACACTCGAGACTGATTTTATCTACA GTGCTTCATCCATTGGGACTTCAATCAATCCACAGTTCATTGCAAGCTTTGCTTCTGCTGCTGGTAAACGACCCCATCAGGATTTTGACTCTCAAGAGTCTGATCCAGAG TGGGGTTGCTGGACAGCAAAGCATGAGCTGAAGAAGCCATCAATCAGTCTGTTGTTTCCAACAATTGACAGGGTGAAAAAAGGGGCTTGCGGAATCCAGTTGTGCCGGAATTTGCTTTCTCTACCTGAG AAAACATGGCAAAGACTGAGATCTACTGGCATATTTCATGATGCAATCCCTCAACCATATGCCAGGATAGGGCATCCTATGCATGTTAAG GTTGCTCAAAGACGCTTTGAGGCTCGTCCTGGGGGACATTCATTTGGCTGGACTTACTGTGGGTCTCACAATTTCAGTCCAGCAGCATGGGGGCAAGTCCTTTCTCCTCCCTCCAGAGCAAATCCTAATGAAGTCAGAGCAGCACCTCCTGGTCCAAGGCTGCACGTTTGTAACTATGAGCTCGGCATCATACTCATTTCTCCACCACCAGGCAAGTCAAAGCAAGCAAGTGAAAGTAAGCACAGGATTGAGGGCATCACCCTACCGTTTGTTGTGCCTCCGCCGCGATATAAGGGGAGTGATAGGCCAGCGACTCGGTTGGCCATGCGAGAGGCTGCGGCTGAAGCTTGTGTTCTGCAGAGTAACGATGTTGTAGACTTGTCAGATGATACTGACGAAGATGTGCCAGATGAAGACGATGAGCAGGAGGTCGAGCTGTCTGATTGTTCTCAacaagagaaggaagaggagaagaTTTACGCGGAGACGCTATGGGGGCAGGTAGATTCTTCTcagagccaagaaaaggattaG
- the LOC105914764 gene encoding formin-like protein 1, whose product MSSTCFFFFHHNAISWQFLQLLLPILLATCCVDGANSLDALATARRQLRQAFFPDQPAQLAVPPPFFLTLPVPPPPQMPAGQDQPMYPALVLPTPPPLARARGQTRGAARALHHHGPPRRRRRSAKIAAPPPIPRRASCFGLLGGGGGGDHHHHHPKKLGPSVAKLALASFLGRSRPAASPAPATTRRPPRPPSSPCPSLDPPEQPPNPRPVLGPRARDEPRC is encoded by the exons ATGAG TTCtacttgcttcttcttcttccatcacAATGCCATCTCCTGGCAATTCTTGCAGCTGCTGCTACCCATCTTGCTCGCCACTTGCTGCGTCGATGGCGCCAACAGCCTCGACGCCCTCGCCACCGCCAGGAGGCAGCTCCGCCAGGCCTTCTTCCCGGATCAGCCCGCGCAGCtagccgtgccgccgcccttCTTCCTGACGCTCCCGGTGCCGCCCCCGCCGCAGATGCCGGCGGGGCAGGACCAGCCGATGTACCCTGCCTTGGTGTTGCCCACCCCTCCACCACTAGCCCGTGCGAGGGGGCAAACCCGCGGGGCAGCGCGCGCGCTGCACCACCAtggtcctcctcgccgccgccggcgctctgCAAAAATCGCCGCCCCACCACCCATCCCTCGCCGGGCCTCCTGCTTCGGCCTcctcgggggcggcggcggcggcgaccaccaccaccaccaccccaagAAGCTCGGCCCCTCCGTGGCCAAGCTCGCGCTCGCGTCCTTCCTCGGCAGATCGAGGccggcggcctcgcccgcgcccgcgacaaCCCGCCGTCCTCCAAGGCCGCCGTCGAGTCCATGCCCGTCCCTGGATCCACCGGAGCAGCCTCCGAATCCACGGcccgtcctcgggccccgcgcccGTGATGAG cCAAGGTGTTAA
- the LOC101772356 gene encoding probable BOI-related E3 ubiquitin-protein ligase 3 has product MAVQAQQLLSHASFLPHHDLGQYAFRALEGAAVGAGAGGVFLDELGIAGCAPAAAAGIGDAVFGGAARSELTCNGGGGGEYDALQPRKRARVATGLLECGGQQGSLVLPLAAAPQSLTFAGDVQSRAVGCGAASTSGRAAANGVLSQLYHHGAEIDALVRLETERMRVGLHDARRRHARAVVAAVERAAAGRLRAAEAELEHARCRNAELEERLRQLSAEGQAWLGVARSHEAVAAGLRATLDQLLQQPACGALAGPGVDDGAEAEDAQSCCFETSPSVLVADDAVSRAASPSCKSCGGGDACVLLLPCRHLCLCRACEAAADVCPVCAATKNASLHVLLS; this is encoded by the exons ATGGCCGTCCAGGCGCAGCAACTCCTCTCCCACGCCTCCTTCCTCCCCCACCACGACCTCGGCCAGTACGCCTTCAGGGCGCTGGAGGGCgcggccgtcggcgccggcgccggcggcgtgttCCTGGACGAGCTCGGCATCGCCGGCTGCGCTCCAGCGGCGGCCGCAGGGATCGGCGACGCCGTGTTCGGCGGTGCCGCGCGCAGCGAGCTCACctgcaacggcggcggcggcggcgagtacGACGCGCTGCAGCCGAGGAAGCGGGCCCGCGTGGCGACGGGGCTCTTGGAGTGCGGAGGCCAGCAGGGGAGCTTGGTCCTGCCCCTGGCAGCGGCGCCGCAGAGCCTGACGTTCGCCGGAGATGTGCAGAGCAGAGCGGTCGGGTGCGGCGCGGCGTCAACCAGCGGCCGTGCTGCGGCCAATGGCGTCCTGTCGCAGCTCTACCACCATGGCGCCGAGATCGACGCGCTTGTCCGCCTCGAG ACCGAGAGGATGCGGGTCGGTCTCCACGACGCGAGGCGCCGGCACGCGCGCGCGGTCGTGGCCGCCGTggagcgcgccgcggcggggcgtctccgcgcggcggaggccgagcTGGAGCACGCCCGCTGCCGCAACGCCGAGCTGGAGGAGCGCCTCCGTCAGCTGTCCGCCGAGGGCCAGGCCTGGCTAGGCGTCGCCAGGAGCCACGAGGCCGTCGCTGCGGGCCTCCGCGCCACGCTCGACCAGCTCCTGCAGCAGCCCGCTTGCGGCGCCCTAGCCGGCCCAGgcgtcgacgacggcgccgaggcggaggaCGCGCAATCCTGCTGCTTCGAGACCTCCCCGTccgtcctcgtcgccgacgACGCAGTGTCCAGGgccgcgtcgccgtcgtgcAAGTcctgcggcggtggcgacgcgtGCGTGCTGCTGCTCCCGTGCCGGCACCTGTGCCTGTGCCGCGCGtgcgaggccgccgccgatgTGTGCCCCGTCTGCGCCGCCACCAAGAACGCCTCGCTCCACGTTCTGCTGTCCTGA
- the LOC101774131 gene encoding uncharacterized protein At1g32220, chloroplastic, with amino-acid sequence MAPSPLLVRPPALASPPLSPRRCAPAAASVRTAPTPTAAAPFSRLRTKCRFAASDVREDFSSNPIDIVADVKTEKIVVLGGSGFVGSAICKAAVSKGIEVVSLSRSGRPSYSDSWVDQVNWLAGDVFYARWDEVLVGATAVVSTLGGFGNEEQMKRINGEANVIAVNAAKEYGVPKFILISVHDYNLPSFLLSSGYFTGKREAESEVLSKYPASGVVLRPGFIYGKRKVNGFEIPLDTVGQPLEKLLSSVENFTKPLSSLPASDLVLAPPVSVDDVAYAVINGVIDDSFFGVFTIEQIKEAAANVRV; translated from the exons ATGGCCCCCTCGCCGCTGCTCGTCCGGCCACCGGCGCTGGCGAGCCCGCCGCTTTCCCCACGCCGGtgcgcgcccgcggcggcgtcggtccGCACAGCTCCCACCCCCACCGCCGCGGCCCCATTCTCTAG GCTCCGTACCAAGTGTAGGTTCGCCGCGTCGGACGTCAGGGAGGACTTCTCCTCCAACCCGATCGATATTGTCGCTGATGTGAAGACCGAGAAG ATTGTGGTGTTGGGCGGAAGTGGATTCGTTGGTTCTGCGATTTgcaaagctgctgtttctaaaGGCATTGAGGTTGTGAGCTTGAGCAG GTCAGGAAGACCATCTTACTCAGACTCCTGGGTTGATCAAGTAAATTGGCTAGCAG GAGATGTTTTCTATGCAAGATGGGATGAAGTATTGGTTGGGGCTACTGCTGTTGTGTCTACCCTTGGAGGATTTGGCAATGAAGAACAAATGAAAAGGATAAATGGCGAGGCAAATGTTATAGCAGTAAATGCTGCAAAAGAATATG GAGTCCCAAAGTTCATTTTAATCTCTGTTCATGATTACAATCTTCCATCCTTTCTTCTGAGCTCGGGTTACTTCACTGGTAAGAGAGAGGCCGAGTCTGAAGTCCTCTCCAAATACCCAGCCTCAG GTGTTGTGTTGAGGCCAGGCTTCATTTACGGTAAAAGGAAAGTAAACGGCTTTGAGATACCGCTCGACACTGTCGGACAACCATTAGAGAAGCTACTTTCCTCGGTTGAAAATTTCACCAAACCGTTGAGCTCGCTGCCTGCTTCTGACCTAGTCCTTGCACCCCCCGTGAGCGTGGATGATGTCGCCTACGCCGTGATCAACGGGGTCATAGATGACAGCTTCTTTGGGGTGTTCACGATCGAGCAAATCAAGGAAGCCGCAGCCAACGTAAGGGTGTGA
- the LOC101775332 gene encoding probable protein phosphatase 2C 39 yields MVDEELFYRDNSDHSISSEEEDMLVRSCSNLNVSFGYHCDSYPSFPSENDHENGISPKNIFGTNTMMRSRNGSFTCLSGAAISANFTLANTNICKGLIGEEILPELDSPNSFRKIVSSPSMSRLDSFSTSQGSPESSIFEISKNTWRSSAPTAVSSNFLTNTEVKMAGGAAGEDRVQAVCSEKNGWLICGIYDGFNGRDAADFLAVTLYDNIVYYLYLLENRIKQQNGLYNFSESSLSGVKSELTLAMRIAENEDIKFSETFRAGVLNCLSTAVEQAENDFLCMVEQEMDDRPDLVSVGSCVLVVLLHGTDLCILNLGDSRAVLASMPYAEKGILKATQLTETHSLENPLEYQKLIADHPNDSSVVRGNKIKGKLKVTRAFGVGYLKQKKLNDALMGILRVRDLSSPPYVYTNPHTLSHKVTDDDLFVILGSDGLFDFFTNNEVVRLVYQFMHDNPMGDPAKYLIEQLILKAAREAALTAEELMRIPVGSRRKYHDDVTVIVIILGNGQRTMTASTSFASSEVREKMEVFIHEDYVNKRREQRRRQLQMLQVEGNPDASRQAALASRESPRAPAQCLTPTAASPSSVRSPAAGALSPAAAAAGEAVAGWPSEHRRLFDCLKPY; encoded by the exons ATGGTGGACGAAGAACTGTTTTATAGGGACAATAGTGATCACAGCATCAGCTCTGAGGAAGAAGACATGCTTGTGAGGAGTTGTAGCAATCTCAATGTCAGCTTTGGATACCACTGTGATTCTTATCCAAGTTTTCCTTCTGAAAATGATCATGAGAATGGTATCTCTCCTAAGAACATATTTGGCACTAATACCATGATGCGGTCACGAAATGGCTCATTTACTTGTTTGTCTGGTGCTGCAATAAGTGCAAATTTCACACTGGCAAATACAAATATCTGCAAGGGTCTTATCGGTGAAGAAATTTTACCAGAACTAGATTCTCCGAATTCCTTTAGAAAAATTGTTTCTTCTCCATCAATGTCAAGATTGGACTCGTTCTCCACCTCACAAGGCAGCCCTGAGAGCTCTATATTTGAAATCAGTAAAAATACTTGGAGGTCCAGCGCTCCAACTGCTGTATCATCCAATTTTCTGACTAATACAGAGGTGAAAATGGCTGGCGGAGCTGCTGGGGAGGATAGAGTCCAAGCTGTGTGCTCAGAGAAAAATGGTTGGCTGATTTGTGGAATATATGATGGGTTTAATGGGAGAGATGCAGCTGATTTTCTAGCTGTAACTCTATATGATAACATCGTATATTACTTATACTTGTTGGAGAATCGGATCAAGCAACAAAATGGTCTATATAATTTTTCAGAAAGCTCTCTTAGTGGTGTTAAGAGTGAGCTAACACTAGCCATGAGAATTGCAGAAAATGAAGATATAAAATTTTCTGAAACATTTCGAGCTGGTGTGCTGAACTGCCTTTCCACTGCTGTTGAGCAAGCTGAGAATGACTTTTTGTGCATGGTTGAGCAAGAGATGGATGATAGACCAGATTTAGTATCAGTAGGGTCTTGTGTTCTGGTTGTGCTTCTTCACGGAACAGATTTGTGCATCTTGAATCTGGGGGATAGTAGAGCTGTGCTTGCTAGCATGCCATATGCAGAAAAGGGCATCTTAAAGGCTACACAATTAACAGAGACCCACTCACTTGAAAATCCATTGGAGTACCAAAAACTTATAGCCGATCACCCCAACGATTCTTCAGTTGTAAGgggaaacaaaataaaaggaaagctGAAGGTCACTCGTGCTTTTGGAGTTGGATATCTAAAGCAG AAAAAGTTAAATGATGCACTCATGGGCATTCTCCGTGTTCGTGATCTGAGCAGCCCACCTTACGTTTATACAAATCCACACACATTGAGTCACAAAGTTACAGATGATGATTTGTTTGTCATTCTTGGTAGTGATGGCTTATTCGATTTCTTCACTAACAATGAAGTTGTTCGGTTGGTTTATCAATTCATGCATGATAATCCTATGGGGGATCCAGCAAAATATCTCATCGAGCAACTTATACTCAAAGCAGCCAGGGAAGCAG CTTTAACAGCTGAAGAATTGATGAGGATACCTGTTGGGAGTAGGAGGAAGTACCACGATGACGTGACTGTCATTGTTATCATCCTTGGAAATGGGCAGAGGACAATGACTGCATCAACCTCCTT TGCTAGTAGTGAGGTCagggagaagatggaggtgTTCATCCACGAGGACTATGTGAACAAGCGCAGggagcagaggcggcggcagctgcagaTGCTGCAGGTGGAGGGCAACCCCGACGCGTCCCGGCAGGCGGCGCTGGCTAGCCGGGAGAGCCCGCGGGCGCCGGCTCAGTGCCTGACGCCGACCGCCGCGTCGCCGTCCAGCGTCAGATCCCCGGCCGCGGGCGCGCTGTCgccggctgccgcggcggcgggagaggcggTTGCGGGCTGGCCGTCGGAGCATCGTCGCCTCTTCGACTGCCTCAAGCCGTACTAG
- the LOC101774535 gene encoding 50S ribosomal protein L19, chloroplastic, whose translation MQSLLRNVCRAGSRGAAARLREFAAPVATQPSVAQSSPAIQYQKPYGFSRLTVSQIILRDGVPAASGFYARALMMRGLSTVGNAEVASSEDDSSSPAVEHPMRIKFKRPDKTARHIMNILNKEAVEKVRSEREIPDVQPGCIIQMRLQVPENKRRESTLKGIVIGRRNAGIHTTFRLRRLVAGVGVESVFPLYSPNIKEIKVLDRKKVRRAKLYYLRDRMNALRK comes from the exons ATGCAATCTTTGCTCCGGAATGTCTGCCGAGCCGGAAGCCGTGGAGCTGCTGCGAGGCTCCGGGAATTTGCTGCTCCTGTAGCCACACAGCCGTCGGTTGCCCAGTCATCCCCGGCCATCCAATACCAAAAGCCTTACGGATTCAGTCGTCTTACCGTG AGTCAGATCATTCTCCGTGATGGTGTTCCTGCCGCCTCTGGTTTCTACGCGAGAGCTCTCATGATGAGGGGCCTCTCAACGGTGGGAAATGCTGAGGTTGCTTCCAGCGAGGATGATTCCAGCTCTCCTGCGGTTGAGCACCCCATGCGCATCAAGTTTAAGAGGCCCGACAAGACTGCCAGGCACATTATGAAT ATCTTGAACAAAGAGGCAGTTGAAAAGGTCCGCTCCGAGAGGGAGATTCCTGATGTCCAACCTGGATGTATCATTCAAATGAGATTG CAAGTTCCTGAGAACAAACGGCGTGAGTCTACATTGAAAGGGATTGTGATAGGAAGGCGTAATGCTGGGATCCATACAACTTTCAGACTGCGTAGATTAGTAGCTGGTGTTGGAGTTGAGTCTGTCTTTCCGCT CTACTCACCAAACATCAAAGAAATCAAGGTCTTGGACAGGAAGAAAGTCAGGAGAGCTAAGCTGTATTACCTGAGGGACAGGATGAATGCACTTAGGAAATGA